CGTCCCCCGGCCGCCTCCAGCAGCCGCCTCGTGTGCTCCAGCACGAACTCCGTAACCTTGCCCATGATCGCGTGGACCAGCTCCGGGTTCAGCACCAGGTCCATCATCAACTGTTCCATGCCCCGCAGGTAGTAGGACTTTTCCCACAGGTTGCCGATCAGGGTGTAGAGGCAGTACTCCCCGTTGCGGTTGATCCAGTCCATCTGCTCCGGTATGGCCGCATAGTCGAACCAGTCCGGGTCGGGCCAGGGGTGGGCCAGGATATCCGCTACAGTCTCGGCCCCGGCCAGGGGATGGCAGTCCAGCACCAGTTCCTCCACCCGTCCGTAGCGCATGCTCCTGCGCCCCACGCCCCAGATATCGAACCCCTCTTCGAGCCGCGGGCCGACATAGCGCGGACGGAAATCGTGCATATCAAGAAGAGGATCGAGGTAAGCCTCGGCGGTTGTGTTGTGGTTGTGTCGAAGATAGGAGTCGAAATCCTCCCAGGCGGCAGGAGACAGCTCGGCGCAGGCCAGGGCCAGGGGCGGACGGTCGGTGGGACGGTGCTCCAGGGCGAGCCGCACCCGCTCGCGGTGGCTGAGCTCGGATTGCTTTCCGGAATGAATTTCAACCCCCATGCCTGCCTCGCCTCCGGTATTAGTTGTTTATCAGAACGATTTGTCAGGGAAATTTATAGCCACTCTGCGTCCGGGTCAATGCAGTCGTTATATGACAGGCCAGCTCGTGTCCTCTCAAAGGCTACTGCTCCCTTTCTGTTTCGGGATTTCTCTTTTTCCGTTTTCGCAACTCTTGGCGATCCGAGCCCGAGGTGCTATTATTGGGCGCTATTGTTTTCTTTCCGGTCTATTCTGTCCGTGCGAATCACACACTCGTCCGGTCCCGCCCTGCCGCTCCGGACGCCGCCATGACCCCAGTCCCGGAGCATCGACCATGCCGCGCCGCATTCCGAGCCTTATCGCAATCGTCCTTCTTTCCCTGTTCTCCTTCCAGATCGGCAATGCCAGCCCGAGCACTCCGGCCGCGGTGCAGCGTCCGCTTGACAATCCCAATCTGGGCCACCCCCGTCTGCTGATAAGCGCCGCCAAGTTCGACAGCCTGCGCGCCGGGCTGAACGGCAGCCACGCCTGGCTCTGGGAGCGCTACTGCCAGGACCTTCCGCACATGGTGGCCGCAGCGCGCGCCGAGCACGCCTCGAATGACCAACGCTACGAGGGCGATCTGGCGATAGAGCTGGCGTTCGCCTGGCGCATGACCGGCAGCGACAGCCTGCGCGATCTGGCCCGCTCCCACCTGCTCAAGCTCACCGACCCCAAGGCCTGGGAGGCCCCCGAGGACTTGATCTACCTGATCGGCAGCCATTTCCTGATCGGGATCGGCCTGGCCTACGACTGGATGTACGATGAGCTGAGCCCGCAGGAGCGCGCCCAGATCGTGGCCTGCCTGGCCAAGCAGGCCGAGGCGCAGTTCGAGTCCATCGACACGGGACGGATCTGGTGGCGCAACCAGTACTACCAGAACCACTCGCATTCCAACTATTGCGGCCTGGCGTTCGCCGCCGCGGCCCTGTACGGCGAGGATGAGCGGGCCGCGAAATGGCTGGGCGCGTGTGAGCCGTTCTTCGAGAAGATATTTTCCGTGATGCCGCCGGACGGCTCCTCGGTGGAGGGCTACGCCTACGCCGGCTACGGTGCGGAATACCTGCTTAACTACGCCATGCTCTCGCGCGAGCTGCTGGGCAAGGACTACACCACCACCCCCTGGATGCAGCACCTGGCCGCGTTCCTGGTGCAGGGAGTTCTGCCCAGTTGCACCGCCGAGCGCTGGGCCATGACTTTCGGCGACGGCCCCCAGCGCGGCTGGAGTTCCACCGCCCAGCACCTGTTCCTTCTGGCCAATCTCTACCGCGACAGCCAGGCCCAGTGGATGGCCCGGTTCACAACCACGCTCAGGCCCACCGGCCTGGGCGGGCGCGGCTGGATGATGCTGCTCTACTACGACCCCTCTGTCCCCGAGGCCGACCCGAAAGACCTGCCCACTTTCAGCCAGTTCCCCGAGATCGGCCAGGCCATGCTACGCTCCAGCTGGACCGACACCGCGGCCACCCTGATCGGGTTCAAGTGCGGCCCGGCGATGAGCCTGTCCCAGGCCAAAAACGCCACGTTCGACTGGGGCACCGGGCACGCCGAGCCGGATGCAGGCTCGTTCCAGATTTTCTCGCACGGCCAGTTCCTGGCCACCGGCGGCCTCTACTTAGGCTACAAGCGCAGCCTGGACTTCAACGAGATGCTGTTCAAGGGACGCGGCGAGCTGGGCTCGGACGCACCCGGTTTCGGCTCGGCCGAGGCGCTCAAGTTCGGGCACTACCCGCTGCTGGTCACAACCTCCGCGGACAGCCTCTACGACCTGTCGGTCGGGGATGTAACCAGCGCCTACCACCCAGCCCTGGGACTCAAGCGCTACCTGCGCCGCCTTCTGTTCCTGAAACCGGATATCCTGCTGGTCGCCGACCGGTTCGAGCTGGCCGACACGGGCATCCTGTATAACTACCCCGGCCCGCAGATCCAGACCGGCGGCGGCCTGGGCCACAACGACAACGGCCAGGTGAGCGGCACGGACGGTGAGGCGTGGGTGACGTTCGACGGCAAGCCGGGGACATACCAGATATACCTCAATTACCTGGACAACGAGCCCGGAAAGGGCGATTATTGCCTGACCGTGGACAGCGACACGGTCCATAGCTGGAAGAGCGACAATTTCGACCGGGACGACAACCTGTTGGAGGTCTCCCCGTCGGTGGAGCTGAAAAAAGGCAGCCGGATCACGTTCCACGGCGCGAACCTTCCCGCCGAGTTCCGGATGAACAAGATCGTGGCTTTCAGCTCCACGGTGAGCGAAAAGCCCAGCGCCACCTGGCAGCTCCAGCTTGAGCCGCAGGCTGTAGTGACCAGGGCCGCCAACGGCCTGAGCGCCGCGGTCGGCGGGGCCTGCCTGGACGTGCTGCCGCTTCTGCCCGCGGGCTGCCGGACCGCTTTCGAGCGGAACGATTTGCTGGGCACCTCAACCGAGCCGTTCAATTACATGACTCTGACCCGTGTGACTGTCGAGCCGCCGCTCTCCGGCGGCAGCACCACCCTGCTCAACCTGCTCTATTGTCGCAACGGACAGACTGCGGCGCTGAAAGAGGTCCGGGCCTCCGCCGCGCCGGATGGCAGCCTTGAGGTCAGCTTCATCCGTCAGGGCAAAAAGGTGAGCCTCACCTGGAACCTGGAACAGAACAAGGTGGATGTTCAGGAATAGACTATCCATAGGGGCGAACACAAGGTTCGCCTCTACGACATTGCCCGGCATCCCAGGAGGGTAAACCCGCTTGCGGCTGCCAGGCCGCCGCAGTTCAGTCTTTGGGGGCCGCACCTGTCTGAGCCTCCCGCCAGGGCAGCGTGCAATCGAGTGTGAAACGGCTGGGGCTGAAAGTGCCACACGGTCCGGCGGCGATTCGCGGCAGCGCCGCCGCTGCAACGCGGCAGCGGAATCAAAGCGCCGGGCACACCACCGGTTGAAGAAGAAACACGGTACGGACGAGTTTGCGGCCCCCGCTGGCTTTTCTGCTTTGGCCGAAACCAAAGCAGAAAAGGGTCTATCTACTTCTGATTGCACGTTCCTGACC
Above is a window of bacterium DNA encoding:
- a CDS encoding uroporphyrinogen decarboxylase family protein, which codes for MGVEIHSGKQSELSHRERVRLALEHRPTDRPPLALACAELSPAAWEDFDSYLRHNHNTTAEAYLDPLLDMHDFRPRYVGPRLEEGFDIWGVGRRSMRYGRVEELVLDCHPLAGAETVADILAHPWPDPDWFDYAAIPEQMDWINRNGEYCLYTLIGNLWEKSYYLRGMEQLMMDLVLNPELVHAIMGKVTEFVLEHTRRLLEAAGGRLDVVFTADDMGTQEGLLMSVDMWREFVRPYHVKQNELIHSFGCRVMYHSDGAVMELVPHLIDMGVDILQALQFDARGMDPLRLKQDYGDRLCFEGGVSVQRTLPFGTAEEVAQEVRHLLGCLGRGGGYILGPSHEVPAGAPPENVLAMFETARNWVG
- a CDS encoding DUF4962 domain-containing protein — translated: MPRRIPSLIAIVLLSLFSFQIGNASPSTPAAVQRPLDNPNLGHPRLLISAAKFDSLRAGLNGSHAWLWERYCQDLPHMVAAARAEHASNDQRYEGDLAIELAFAWRMTGSDSLRDLARSHLLKLTDPKAWEAPEDLIYLIGSHFLIGIGLAYDWMYDELSPQERAQIVACLAKQAEAQFESIDTGRIWWRNQYYQNHSHSNYCGLAFAAAALYGEDERAAKWLGACEPFFEKIFSVMPPDGSSVEGYAYAGYGAEYLLNYAMLSRELLGKDYTTTPWMQHLAAFLVQGVLPSCTAERWAMTFGDGPQRGWSSTAQHLFLLANLYRDSQAQWMARFTTTLRPTGLGGRGWMMLLYYDPSVPEADPKDLPTFSQFPEIGQAMLRSSWTDTAATLIGFKCGPAMSLSQAKNATFDWGTGHAEPDAGSFQIFSHGQFLATGGLYLGYKRSLDFNEMLFKGRGELGSDAPGFGSAEALKFGHYPLLVTTSADSLYDLSVGDVTSAYHPALGLKRYLRRLLFLKPDILLVADRFELADTGILYNYPGPQIQTGGGLGHNDNGQVSGTDGEAWVTFDGKPGTYQIYLNYLDNEPGKGDYCLTVDSDTVHSWKSDNFDRDDNLLEVSPSVELKKGSRITFHGANLPAEFRMNKIVAFSSTVSEKPSATWQLQLEPQAVVTRAANGLSAAVGGACLDVLPLLPAGCRTAFERNDLLGTSTEPFNYMTLTRVTVEPPLSGGSTTLLNLLYCRNGQTAALKEVRASAAPDGSLEVSFIRQGKKVSLTWNLEQNKVDVQE